One stretch of Pomacea canaliculata isolate SZHN2017 linkage group LG1, ASM307304v1, whole genome shotgun sequence DNA includes these proteins:
- the LOC112565088 gene encoding uncharacterized protein LOC112565088 isoform X1, producing the protein MYIFIMSVKKLVRKDRQAYLAYDRCEYQMTELSAKPTVQMWPALSQAAFDRIFCQPVTTEMDTQDQNDNNIPICSICNLISFDLKPLEHCKHLACQKCLNALKSHSEEGFVCRKCTELGAVVKDSSKEDQLLSSLKQEVSELKEQQISLSHFSEEGSVTMLEETVQSIRKAVLAASKHSLCFGCLNNRKQKTPDVTCTDCNISFCEGCGINHKASNADHVMLPEKQDDKQERKTTKPRCHKHPDVVMALFCKDCEVGICHVCAKTQHSQCLSVTTQIKLAQEEKERLRECSNQNSEVVKVFFEEQQQTKEALITLTNLKKESQAKIRAFFSTLIKACMDTEGTLLHELEMTVSDHVDTLQEQVQAWVHLQQQTQQLLELADLIPLLYPGDLLPLSAATKIVLNKLMRQGENLVASAPPAMTLSLCLDQSSQRAVVKRINEIGQTALTIHTHAFLTLKEVTTTSFKVLGEHSEPLVTGLLLVNPQLLIAADFNNHCLKALRRETGRKEWSVTNVLKLKCRPHSITLIPKFEGGNEVAYSSETAKLNNRSAHSAPKGHVEQHLESDEGKISDDQTVPLVDKPLVDDTEQVAVSSPDGHYLVASIPIMPSAQMSVIYSIQTDRGYWGLASINKSLVASHLDQGRADLAILNEKGIHQRLLPLTSPSSSDVLVSPRHLAIADQGSRIIVSDQGKKAVFLLASDGKVLFTFTGHGGQHLDRPEGLCVDSQGHTFVVDSTHNSLIMLTSSGHLLRQTMQGYYGLNCPQAVCVDRNSQIYISNHSGKVLNVYEML; encoded by the exons atgtatatttttatcatgtcTGTAAAAAAACTAGTTCGTAAAGATAGACAAGCTTACCTGGCTTATGACAGGTGTGAATATCAGATGACAGAGTTATCAGCAAAGCCTACAGTTCAGATGTGGCCAGCTCTTTCACAGGCAGCTTTTGACA GGATATTCTGTCAGCCTGTAACTACAGAGATGGACACTCAAGAccaaaatgacaataacattccTATCTGTAGCATATGCAACTTAATCAGTTTTGACTTGAAACCTTTAGAGCACTGCAAGCATCTTGCTTGTCAGAAATGCCTAAATGCTTTAAAAAGCCATTCAGAAGAAGGATTTGTTTGCAGAAAGTGCACTGAATTGGGTGCAGTTGTCAAAGACTCAagcaaagaagaccagcttttATCATCACTAAAGCAAGAAGTGTCTGAACTGAAAGAACAGCAAATTTCACTTTCCCATTTTTCAGAGGAGGGCTCAGTAACAATGCTTGAAGAAACTGTTCAAAGTATTCGAAAAGCTGTTCTAGCAGCTAGCAAGCACTCTTTGTGCTTCGGCTGCCTTAATAACAGAAAGCAAAAGACACCGGATGTTACTTGTACAGACTGCAACATCAGTTTCTGTGAAGg GTGTGGCATAAACCATAAAGCCAGTAATGCAGACCATGTGATGTTACCTGAAAAACAAGATGATAAGCAGGAGAGGAAGACAACTAAGCCACGGTGTCACAAACACCCAGATGTGGTGATGGCCCTGTTCTGCAAAGACTGTGAGGTTGGCATCTGCCATGTGTGTGCCAAAACTCAACACTCACAGTGCTTGTCAGTGACCACTCAAATCAAGCttgcacaagaagaaaaagagaggttAAGAGAGTGTTCCAACCAAAATTCTGAG GTGGTGAAGGTGTTCTTTGAGGAGCAACAGCAGACAAAGGAAGCCTTGATTACCCTGACTAATTTGAAGAAAGAGTCACAGGCCAAAATCAGAGCATTCTTTTCCACCTTGATCAAGGCTTGCATGGATACAGAAGGGACATTGCTGCATGAACTAGAAATGACCGTATCTGATCATGTGGATACTCTGCAGGAACAGGTGCAAGCCTGGGTTCATCTCCAACAGCAGACCCAGCAACTGCTGGAGTTGGCAGACCTCATCCCTTTGCTTTACCCTGGAG aTCTCTTGCCTTTGTCTGCTGCTACCAAAATTGTTCTCAATAAACTGATGCGGCAAGGTGAAAACCTAGTGGCATCAGCACCTCCAGCTATGACCTTGTCACTTTGCCTGGACCAGTCCTCACAACGTGCGGTGGTCAAACGCATAAACGAGATAGGCCAGACTGCTTTGaccatacatacacatgctttTCTTACACTGAAAGAGGTCACCACTACATCCTTCAAGGTCTTGGGAGAACACAGTGAGCCCTTAGTCACTGGATTATTGCTGGTGAACCCACAGCTCCTCATTGCTGCTGACTTCAACAACCACTGTCTCAAAGCGCTGCGAAGAGAAACTGGCAGGAAGGAGTGGTCTGTAACGAATGTCCTGAAACTGAAATGCAGGCCGCACAGCATCACATTAATTCCTAAATTTGAAGGAGGAAATGAAGTTGCTTACAGCTCTGAGACAGCCAAACTCAACAACCGTTCAGCTCATTCTGCACCAAAAGGTCATGTTGAGCAGCACTTGGAAAGTGATGAAGGGAAAATTTCAGATGACCAGACAGTGCCATTGGTAGATAAGCCCTTGGTAGATGATACAGAACAAGTAGCAGTATCTTCTCCAGACGGCCATTATCTGGTGGCATCAATTCCCATCATGCCATCTGCACAGATGTCTGTGATTTATTCTATACAGACTGATCGAGGATACTGGGGCTTAGCCAGTATTAACAAGTCACTTGTCGCCTCACACTtag ATCAAGGTCGAGCTGATCTTGCCATCCTTAACGAAAAAGGGATCCATCAACGTCTGCTTCCCTTAACTTCCCCGTCATCTTCTGATGTCTTGGTTTCACCTCGACACCTTGCTATTGCTGATCAGGGGTCCCGCATTATAGTGTCAGATCAAGGCAAAAAAGCAGTCTTTTTACTGGCTTCCGATGGAAAAGTTCTCTTCACCTTTACCGGTCATGGTGGTCAACATCTGGACCGACCCGAGGGCCTGTGCGTGGACAGTCAAGGACACACGTTTGTTGTGGACAGTACTCATAACTCTCTGATAATGCTCACCAGTTCTGGACACCTCTTACGCCAAACAATGCAAGGTTACTATGGCCTTAATTGCCCTCAGGCCGTTTGTGTGGACAGAAACAgtcagatctacatttctaatCATAGTGGCAAAGTacttaatgtttatgaaatgcTGTGA
- the LOC112565088 gene encoding uncharacterized protein LOC112565088 isoform X2, giving the protein MLEETVQSIRKAVLAASKHSLCFGCLNNRKQKTPDVTCTDCNISFCEGCGINHKASNADHVMLPEKQDDKQERKTTKPRCHKHPDVVMALFCKDCEVGICHVCAKTQHSQCLSVTTQIKLAQEEKERLRECSNQNSEVVKVFFEEQQQTKEALITLTNLKKESQAKIRAFFSTLIKACMDTEGTLLHELEMTVSDHVDTLQEQVQAWVHLQQQTQQLLELADLIPLLYPGDLLPLSAATKIVLNKLMRQGENLVASAPPAMTLSLCLDQSSQRAVVKRINEIGQTALTIHTHAFLTLKEVTTTSFKVLGEHSEPLVTGLLLVNPQLLIAADFNNHCLKALRRETGRKEWSVTNVLKLKCRPHSITLIPKFEGGNEVAYSSETAKLNNRSAHSAPKGHVEQHLESDEGKISDDQTVPLVDKPLVDDTEQVAVSSPDGHYLVASIPIMPSAQMSVIYSIQTDRGYWGLASINKSLVASHLDQGRADLAILNEKGIHQRLLPLTSPSSSDVLVSPRHLAIADQGSRIIVSDQGKKAVFLLASDGKVLFTFTGHGGQHLDRPEGLCVDSQGHTFVVDSTHNSLIMLTSSGHLLRQTMQGYYGLNCPQAVCVDRNSQIYISNHSGKVLNVYEML; this is encoded by the exons ATGCTTGAAGAAACTGTTCAAAGTATTCGAAAAGCTGTTCTAGCAGCTAGCAAGCACTCTTTGTGCTTCGGCTGCCTTAATAACAGAAAGCAAAAGACACCGGATGTTACTTGTACAGACTGCAACATCAGTTTCTGTGAAGg GTGTGGCATAAACCATAAAGCCAGTAATGCAGACCATGTGATGTTACCTGAAAAACAAGATGATAAGCAGGAGAGGAAGACAACTAAGCCACGGTGTCACAAACACCCAGATGTGGTGATGGCCCTGTTCTGCAAAGACTGTGAGGTTGGCATCTGCCATGTGTGTGCCAAAACTCAACACTCACAGTGCTTGTCAGTGACCACTCAAATCAAGCttgcacaagaagaaaaagagaggttAAGAGAGTGTTCCAACCAAAATTCTGAG GTGGTGAAGGTGTTCTTTGAGGAGCAACAGCAGACAAAGGAAGCCTTGATTACCCTGACTAATTTGAAGAAAGAGTCACAGGCCAAAATCAGAGCATTCTTTTCCACCTTGATCAAGGCTTGCATGGATACAGAAGGGACATTGCTGCATGAACTAGAAATGACCGTATCTGATCATGTGGATACTCTGCAGGAACAGGTGCAAGCCTGGGTTCATCTCCAACAGCAGACCCAGCAACTGCTGGAGTTGGCAGACCTCATCCCTTTGCTTTACCCTGGAG aTCTCTTGCCTTTGTCTGCTGCTACCAAAATTGTTCTCAATAAACTGATGCGGCAAGGTGAAAACCTAGTGGCATCAGCACCTCCAGCTATGACCTTGTCACTTTGCCTGGACCAGTCCTCACAACGTGCGGTGGTCAAACGCATAAACGAGATAGGCCAGACTGCTTTGaccatacatacacatgctttTCTTACACTGAAAGAGGTCACCACTACATCCTTCAAGGTCTTGGGAGAACACAGTGAGCCCTTAGTCACTGGATTATTGCTGGTGAACCCACAGCTCCTCATTGCTGCTGACTTCAACAACCACTGTCTCAAAGCGCTGCGAAGAGAAACTGGCAGGAAGGAGTGGTCTGTAACGAATGTCCTGAAACTGAAATGCAGGCCGCACAGCATCACATTAATTCCTAAATTTGAAGGAGGAAATGAAGTTGCTTACAGCTCTGAGACAGCCAAACTCAACAACCGTTCAGCTCATTCTGCACCAAAAGGTCATGTTGAGCAGCACTTGGAAAGTGATGAAGGGAAAATTTCAGATGACCAGACAGTGCCATTGGTAGATAAGCCCTTGGTAGATGATACAGAACAAGTAGCAGTATCTTCTCCAGACGGCCATTATCTGGTGGCATCAATTCCCATCATGCCATCTGCACAGATGTCTGTGATTTATTCTATACAGACTGATCGAGGATACTGGGGCTTAGCCAGTATTAACAAGTCACTTGTCGCCTCACACTtag ATCAAGGTCGAGCTGATCTTGCCATCCTTAACGAAAAAGGGATCCATCAACGTCTGCTTCCCTTAACTTCCCCGTCATCTTCTGATGTCTTGGTTTCACCTCGACACCTTGCTATTGCTGATCAGGGGTCCCGCATTATAGTGTCAGATCAAGGCAAAAAAGCAGTCTTTTTACTGGCTTCCGATGGAAAAGTTCTCTTCACCTTTACCGGTCATGGTGGTCAACATCTGGACCGACCCGAGGGCCTGTGCGTGGACAGTCAAGGACACACGTTTGTTGTGGACAGTACTCATAACTCTCTGATAATGCTCACCAGTTCTGGACACCTCTTACGCCAAACAATGCAAGGTTACTATGGCCTTAATTGCCCTCAGGCCGTTTGTGTGGACAGAAACAgtcagatctacatttctaatCATAGTGGCAAAGTacttaatgtttatgaaatgcTGTGA
- the LOC112565106 gene encoding protein N-lysine methyltransferase METTL21A-like, with the protein MMNTCIATLLVLLNQQKFITGQNLHEDDLGSSQCFQESAKGNEKFVICSNQQVQDAENVMALALYKEENVLPFHKRQREFNFLGQTLRIQQDWGKLGVAAVVWDSAVVLCDYLVKHQEIVFGKRVLELGAGTGLVGMVAALAGGDVTVTERFEVLPHLEAVIADNFNSGNYLITVEELDWTRDNIYSFPDFDVILGADIIYVEETFPDLLRLFFISLQ; encoded by the exons ATGATGAATACGTGTATTGCaactcttcttgttcttttgaaCCAG CAGAAATTTATCACTGGTCAAAATCTTCATGAAGATGACTTGGGCTCTAGTCAATGTTTTCAAGAATCAGCAAAAGGCAACGAAAAGTTTGTCATTTGTTCAAATCAGCAAGTGCAAGATG CAGAGAACGTGATGGCTCTTGCACTGTATAAGGAAGAGAATGTGCTGCCTTTCCACAAGCGACAACGGGAGTTTAACTTCCTGGGTCAGACCTTGAGAATCCAGCAAGACTGGGGCAAGCTTGGTGTGGCTGCAGTGGTTTGGGATTCT GCTGTGGTGCTGTGTGACTATCTTGTGAAGCATCAAGAGATCGTGTTTGGGAAACGGGTTCTGGAGCTAGGGGCAGGAACTGGACTGGTTGGCATGGTAGCTGCTCTGGCAG GAGGAGATGTAACAGTCACAGAGAGATTTGAGGTGTTACCGCATCTAGAAGCTGTTATTGCAGATAATTTTAATTCTGGAAACTATTTAATCACTGTGGAAGAACTTGACTGGACACGTGATAATATCTATAGTTTTCCTGACTTTGATGTCATTTTAGGAGCAGACATCATATATGTGGAGGAAACATTTCCAGATCTCCTGCGACTCTTCTTCATTtcactacaataa
- the LOC112561137 gene encoding uncharacterized protein C7orf57 homolog, producing MMSGLNHKPNEAGWFYHAPTKKETDYQPVGAPPPSQIPGLGQMEEFEQEKPKELVFRETDTKYIRLAKMGGRKDLLTINSNSANTSEPVSYPRCDWFYLEDNALEDKPKEDKKWEFLLPEYMVHHAYQPHGDTAAEASNGVPMRRPPYATENQSCFYQDGHSLSDKTVSLPEIKRPGYGTRNAKAANSKQPTFDKDNPLSSQALKNHPRPNYQLQHVKDSETTCLNYFQTPMNESGMSRIVQSRLSSTVKLPLWSKKRRQCRGSTTPMTVILLPLVPHVLAGSFSSRLLDIINRRNSGPKAIAKNTQSSKKKEDELKKEPFKLSKFKNVPARVDTHQIPEVLAAVGH from the exons ATGATGTCAGGCCTTAATCATAAACCCAACGAAGCCG GGTGGTTTTACCATGCACCAACTAAGAAAGAGACAGACTACCAGCCTGTGGGTGCTCCACCACCATCTCAGATCCCAGGTCTTGGGCAGATGGAGGAGTTTGAGCAAGAAAAGCCAAAGGAACTGGTTTTCAGagaaacagatacaaaatacaTCCGTTTGGCCAAGATGGGAGGGAGAAAAG ATCTGCTTACCATAAACTCTAATTCAGCAAATACATCAGAGCCCGTTTCGTATCCACGCTGTGACTGGTTTTATCTGGAGGACAATGCTCTGGAAGACAAACCCAAGGAGGACAA GAAATGGGAGTTTTTGCTGCCAGAGTATATGGTACACCATGCTTATCAGCCTCATGGTGATACAGCTGCAGAAGCCAGTAATGGTGTTCCCATGAGACGTCCACCCTATGCAACAGAAAATCAGTCTTGTTTCTACCAAGATGGACATTCATTGTCAGATAAAACTGTGTCACTCCCTGAAATAAAGCGACCAGGATATGGTACACGAAATGCAAAAGCAGCCAACAGCAAACAGCCAACCTTTGACAAAGACAATCCTCTAAGTTCTCAGGCACTGAAAAATCATCCCCGTCCAAATTACCAGCT CCAACACGTAAAGGATTCTGAAACTACATGTCTAAACTACTTTCAAACTCCTATGAACGAGAGTGGCATGAGCAGAATCGTACAAAGCAGGCTGAGCAGCACGGTGAAGCTCCCACTATGGTcaaagaagagaagacagtGCAGGGGGAGCACAACACCAATGACGGTCATTCTCCTCCCACTGGTGCCACACGTTCTGGCAG GATCATTCAGCAGTCGACTACTTGACATTATAAATAG GAGAAATTCTGGCCCTAAAGCCATCGCCAAAAATACACAGTCAAGCaaaaagaaggaagatgaaCTGAAAAAAGAGCCTTTCAAACTGAGCAA gtTCAAGAATGTCCCTGCTCGTGTTGACACGCACCAAATACCAGAAGTGCTTGCTGCTGTTGGACATTAG
- the LOC112565122 gene encoding putative ATP synthase subunit f, mitochondrial: MGFGDYPAEFNPKIHGPYHPGRFYGKADTPLGEVKLGEFGKWLSRRNYTPQGMVACCSRAYWRWATKYLLARKTSVAPLIHFSAALATAYYFLQYRSHTNHRHAKYH, encoded by the exons ATGGGTTTTGGCGATTATCCTGCTGAATTTAACCCCAAAATACATGGACCATATCATCCAGGACGCTTCTATGGAAAAG cTGACACCCCACTTGGAGAAGTGAAGTTAGGAGAGTTTGGAAAGTGGCTGAGTCGACGAAACTACACTCCACAGGGAATGGTAGCTTGTTGTAGCAGAG CATACTGGCGTTGGGCAACCAAATACCTGCTTGCCCGCAAGACAAGTGTAGCTCCACTGATACATTTTAGTGCAGCCCTAGCTACAGCTTATTATTTTCTCCAGTATCGTTCCCACA CCAACCACCGCCATGCTAAATACCATTAA